A single genomic interval of Lynx canadensis isolate LIC74 chromosome A2, mLynCan4.pri.v2, whole genome shotgun sequence harbors:
- the ALAS1 gene encoding 5-aminolevulinate synthase, nonspecific, mitochondrial, translating into METVVRRCPFLSRVPQAFLQKAGKSLLFYAQNCPKMMEVGAKPAPRALSTSTVHCQQVKETPPANEKDKTAKAEGQQAPDGSQQTPDGTQIPSGHPSLATSQGTASRCPFLAAQMSQKGSSVFCKASLELQEDVQEMHAVRKEVAQTSVNPSVISVKTDSGEPSGLLKNFQDIMRKQRPERVSHLLQDNLPKSVSTFQYDRFFEKKIDEKKNDHTYRVFKTVNRRAHIFPMADDYSDSLITKKQVSVWCSNDYLGMSRHPRVCGAVMDTLKQHGAGAGGTRNISGTSKFHVDLEQELADLHGKDAALLFSSCFVANDSTLFTLARMMPGCEIYSDSGNHASMIQGIRNSRVPKYIFRHNDVSHLRELLQRSDPSVPKIVAFETVHSMDGAVCPLEELCDVAHEFGAITFVDEVHAVGLYGARGGGIGDRDGVMPKMDIISGTLGKAFGCVGGYIASTSSLIDTVRSYAAGFIFTTSLPPMLLAGALESVRILKSAEGRALRRQHQRNVKLMRQMLMDAGLPVVHCPSHIIPVRVADAAKNTEVCDELMSRHNIYVQAINYPTVPRGEELLRIAPTPHHTPQMMNYFLENLLATWKRVGLELKPHSSAECNFCRRPLHFEVMSEREKSYFSGMSKLVSAQA; encoded by the exons ATGGAGACTGTTGTTCGCCGCTGCCCATTCTTATCCAGAGTGCCTCAGGCCTTTCTGCAGAAGGCAGGCAAATCTCTGTTGTTCTATGCCCAAAACTGCCCTAAGATGATGGAAGTTGGGGCCAAGCCAGCCCCTCGGGCCCTGTCCACTTCAACAGTACACTGCCAGCAGGTCAAAGAAACCCCTCCGGCTAATGAGA AGGACAAAACTGCCAAAGCCGAGGGTCAGCAGGCTCCTGATGGATCCCAGCAGACTCCAGATGGCACACAGATTCCGTCTGGACATCCCTCCCTTGCCACAAGCCAGGGCACTGCGAGCAGATGCCCTTTCCTGGCAGCCCAGATGAGCCAGAAGGGCAGCAGCGTCTTCTGCAAAGCCAGTCTAGAGCTTCAGGAGGATGTGCAGGAAATGCATGCCGTGAGGAAAG AGGTTGCCCAAACCTCAGTGAACCCCAGTGTGATTAGTGTGAAGACCGACAGTGGGGAGCCAAGTGGGTTGCTGAAGAACTTCCAGGATATCATGCGAAAGCAAAGACCAGAAAGAGTATCCCATCTTCTTCAAGATAACTTGCCAAAAT ctgtttccacttttcagtATGATCGTTTCTTTGAGAAGAaaattgatgagaaaaaaaatgaccatacCTATCgagtttttaaaactgtgaacCGGAGGGCACACATCTTTCCCATGGCGGATGACTATTCGGACTCTCTCATCACCAAAAAGCAGGTGTCGGTCTGGTGTAGCAATGACTACCTAGGAATGAGTCGCCATCCACGAGTGTGTGGGGCCGTCAT ggaCACTTTGAAACAACATGGTGCTGGAGCAGGTGGTACTAGAAATATTTCAGGAACTAGTAAATTCCATGTGGACCTGGAGCAGGAGCTGGCTGATTTACATGGGAAAGATGCAGCACTCTTGTTTTCCTCCTGCTTTGTGGCCAACGACTCGACCCTGTTCACTCTGGCTAGGATGATGCCGG GCTGTGAGATTTACTCTGATTCTGGGAACCATGCCTCCATGATCCAAGGGATTCGGAACAGCCGAGTGCCAAAGTACATCTTCCGCCACAATGACGTCAGCCACCTCAGAGAACTGTTACAGAGATCTGACCCCTCGGTCCCCAAGATTGTTGCCTTTGAAACCGTCCACTCAATGGATG GGGCAGTGTGCCCACTGGAAGAGCTATGTGATGTGGCGCATGAGTTTGGAGCAATCACCTTTGTGGATGAGGTCCATGCCGTGGGACTGTATGGGGCTCGAGGTGGAGGGATTGGTGATCGTGACGGAGTTATGCCCAAAATGGACATCATTTCTGGAACGCTTG GCAAAGCCTTTGGCTGTGTTGGAGGGTACATCGCCAGCACGAGTTCTCTGATCGACACGGTACGGTCCTATGCGGCTGGCTTCATCTTCACCACCTCCCTGCCGCCCATGCTGCTGGCTGGAGCCCTGGAGTCTGTGCGGATCCTGAAGAGTGCTGAGGGGCGGGCGCTTCGCCGCCAGCACCAACGCAACGTCAAGCTCATGAGGCAGATGCTCATGGACGCGGGCCTCCCAGTTGTCCACTGCCCCAGTCACATCATCCCTGTCCGG GTTGCAGATGCCGCGAAAAACACTGAAGTGTGTGATGAACTAATGAGCAGACATAACATCTATGTCCAAGCAATCAATTACCCCACAGTGCCCCGGGGGGAGGAGCTCCTGCGGATCGCCCCCACTCCTCACCACACACCGCAGATGATGAACTACTTCCTTG